The Methanoplanus sp. FWC-SCC4 genome has a window encoding:
- a CDS encoding HD domain-containing protein has protein sequence MSTETETILTFVETCFRQSGAHGLDHILRVTRLCREIGRAEGADMRVLIPAALFHDIARPLEEESGIPHEQEGARIAEEYLRSNGYDAECIRAITHAIRTHRYSTGAEPETLEAKILSDADKLDAMGAVGIARTFLQAGEHGGGIRDANDHIHEKLLKLRGLIYTDAAAEIAEQRHALLQRFTDALEDETKGAGSMVNSKNG, from the coding sequence ATGAGTACGGAGACGGAGACAATACTGACCTTTGTTGAGACCTGCTTCAGGCAGTCGGGAGCCCACGGACTTGACCACATCCTCCGCGTCACCCGCCTCTGTCGGGAGATCGGCCGGGCCGAGGGTGCGGATATGCGGGTTCTAATTCCGGCTGCCCTCTTCCATGATATCGCCCGTCCCCTTGAAGAGGAGAGCGGCATCCCGCATGAACAGGAGGGGGCACGAATTGCAGAAGAGTACCTCAGGTCAAATGGCTATGACGCAGAATGCATCCGGGCGATCACTCATGCAATACGCACCCACCGCTACAGCACAGGCGCCGAACCTGAGACTCTGGAGGCAAAGATCCTCTCTGATGCCGACAAACTCGACGCTATGGGGGCGGTCGGGATCGCAAGGACGTTTCTTCAGGCAGGCGAACACGGGGGCGGCATCCGTGACGCCAATGATCACATCCATGAAAAACTGCTGAAACTCAGGGGCCTGATATACACAGATGCCGCAGCGGAGATCGCCGAACAAAGGCACGCCCTCCTGCAGCGGTTTACCGATGCCCTGGAGGACGAGACCAAAGGTGCTGGTTCAATGGTAAACAGCAAAAATGGATGA
- a CDS encoding C45 family peptidase, with the protein MMKTFRQKAHMLCLTCLILFILSGTVVFAVESLPVGTNPGPVSEQYSPPPGLMPVVILQGSPYEMGYQYGLQVPEYLAIVRDSVWAGALSEKSYDEILDECRVDKEYIARELNDFQFIEFFKGISDAMNDQGYAFTPVDPIVMLYYGGHNGPAPEEHCTAFAAYGNATNNTLIVGDNFDYYSVSSNSYQVLLFLYPDNGYSCIIPSGAGRTGNNVVVNEKGLVYITTAGPAQGAGDTGPGISAFLELPSVGMSAASVPEGEEILLNITRSFSLSRLLADTSGNAEVIESTREKFAIRNGSEDFIIAANHYLNPAMKESQKIWDPLRYYPSSYYRYITAEKQIRDGYGKLDYENFRHILSSSDWWDGQAWHRDDRWSSNTINRFRPTGATLYSLITVPGDRVVSICQGNPDMPGWGTRAPGQTGTYVSFTLGSSPEYMVYKLRSDADAHMWETIQLRGDAPDTWTNEQWNSIENDYWEGNWWHNKGTLETDPRNRTFAFGKAATAYSSAIAHTRLVHKYCESETTS; encoded by the coding sequence ATGATGAAAACATTCAGACAGAAGGCACATATGCTGTGTCTTACATGCCTTATTTTATTCATTCTGTCCGGAACTGTGGTCTTTGCCGTTGAATCTCTCCCTGTTGGCACGAACCCCGGCCCTGTCTCTGAACAGTACTCCCCGCCGCCCGGCCTGATGCCTGTTGTCATTCTGCAGGGAAGCCCATATGAGATGGGATACCAATACGGCCTTCAGGTACCTGAATATCTCGCCATCGTCCGGGATTCGGTCTGGGCAGGTGCCCTCTCTGAGAAATCCTATGATGAAATTTTGGACGAATGCAGGGTTGATAAGGAGTATATCGCCAGGGAACTAAATGATTTTCAGTTCATCGAATTCTTTAAGGGTATCTCAGATGCCATGAACGATCAGGGGTACGCCTTCACGCCAGTCGACCCCATTGTCATGCTCTACTACGGAGGACACAATGGCCCGGCGCCGGAGGAACACTGTACTGCTTTCGCTGCCTATGGAAACGCCACGAACAACACGCTTATTGTCGGCGATAATTTTGATTATTACTCGGTGTCATCCAATTCCTACCAGGTTCTGCTGTTTCTTTACCCTGATAACGGCTATTCATGTATCATTCCGTCAGGTGCCGGACGGACCGGAAATAATGTTGTTGTTAATGAAAAAGGACTGGTCTATATTACGACCGCAGGACCCGCTCAGGGAGCCGGTGATACCGGCCCGGGCATCTCGGCCTTTCTTGAGCTCCCTTCAGTAGGGATGTCTGCCGCTTCTGTTCCTGAAGGAGAGGAAATCCTTCTGAACATTACACGGAGCTTCTCTCTCAGTCGCCTCCTGGCTGATACATCAGGGAATGCCGAGGTTATTGAGTCGACCCGTGAAAAATTTGCAATCCGCAATGGATCAGAGGATTTCATCATAGCTGCAAATCATTATCTGAATCCTGCGATGAAGGAGTCACAGAAGATCTGGGACCCGCTCCGGTATTATCCATCGAGTTATTACCGTTATATTACTGCAGAAAAACAGATCCGGGACGGATACGGGAAACTGGATTATGAGAACTTCAGGCATATCCTTTCATCATCTGACTGGTGGGACGGTCAGGCATGGCACCGGGACGACCGCTGGAGCAGCAACACCATTAACCGGTTCCGTCCGACTGGCGCAACGCTCTATTCTCTTATTACTGTTCCCGGGGACCGGGTGGTCAGCATCTGCCAGGGAAATCCGGATATGCCGGGGTGGGGAACACGGGCACCAGGTCAGACCGGAACCTATGTCAGCTTCACCCTCGGGAGCAGCCCTGAATATATGGTTTACAAGCTCAGATCAGATGCAGATGCCCATATGTGGGAGACTATTCAGCTCAGGGGTGATGCACCGGACACTTGGACTAATGAACAGTGGAATTCCATTGAGAATGATTACTGGGAAGGAAACTGGTGGCACAATAAGGGCACACTTGAGACTGATCCACGAAACAGGACTTTTGCCTTCGGTAAAGCGGCAACTGCCTATTCTTCTGCGATTGCACATACCAGACTGGTGCATAAATACTGTGAAAGTGAAACGACCAGCTGA